In Palaemon carinicauda isolate YSFRI2023 chromosome 1, ASM3689809v2, whole genome shotgun sequence, the genomic stretch GAAGTCAAAGTTAATTTGGCACAGAATTACAAAGGATGCTAAGTATTTGCTCTGCGCAAGTATTTCATGCGAGGAGTGGGTGTATGTCCTCAACCTCACCGTTGTTTCGCCCAAGTTTACATCAATCTAGCAGgtgccctacccacatcacaaggacactgttaccgATTTACTGCTATTCCCCACTCCATTCGCTGGCCTAAAGCCCTCGTCATGCAAACGGCCACATCTGCTTCATGTACCTCCATCTTTCTCTATGGATGTgtagcaagatttgatatccctgaaaatattacttctgaaagggataatactttcatctctcaattggtgagatcattagcgaatctcctagtcATCACTATTCATCAGACAAGCACCTACAGTACATCCTCCTTACCCAACGAAATGGTTGATTGTTTTcactgcaccctcaaagcagctttgatgttccgatTTAATGATTCCAACAGGTTTACTCAATTCCCCTGGGTTCTCCTGGTATTAAGGATCACTCTTAAAGACACACAGAATGTTTCAGCAGCACATGGGGATATGTTGAGCGCTGCAGCTGATTTGTTTTCATCTGCAACCTGGTCACATTTTGGTAAAATTTATTCCTTGCCTCCAGACTTACAATCCCTAGGCAAAGCAACACATAGCAACAGATTTGCACGTAGCAATACATGTGTTCCTGTGcaataacactagcaagccacagttATGCCCCGTTACACAGGCTCTTTCATGTGATCCATCTCGCAACAATTGTTTTCATAATTAGAACAcggagcaaagaagactgggtctccattgactgcCTAAAATCTGTGTATTTTCTACAGTTCACCTCTCCATGTATGTCTATTTTAGTGGGTGGGTAGCCATGtgctgcatgtgtttcatacacgcccgTACACTGTATCattgttgttttattttatctCTTACTTTCTTCACATTCATAACAGATACCAGTTTAAGCTTGTTACGCATATTTTGTACTGTTCGATTTTTCTCATTCTTGTTCTCACCTCTCTGTACAGTATATAAGCTCTGTCTTGTTTTATAAACTTCACTCGTATTCATCTCACACTCAGCTGGTACCTCGTACAATATCATAATAATTAGAGATTATTTTATTACGAAAGTATAATTACCTTTTACCCAGAGAGGCCAACATTTTCCCTATTGCATATTCTACTAGTTTTGAAAAAAACCTGATGGATAAGTACCCTTCTAAAGGGTGATTATTTCAAAAGCATATTGGAATTATTCCTTTCTAAATATCACAAGTGGATTCAAGCCTTGTTAATCTTTTTCAAGGTATAATGAATTGTAGAGGTATCTATATTGTAGATAGATGCTGTTTTACACAAAAgctgttatattttcttttctttcgtgATTACAGGATATCTTAATAATAATTGAGTATCTGTTAATGAGACAGGTAATCATTAACAAATGATAATAACTTGGTGCTGGGCCTTTAGCGGTTAATAAAATTCTCTACTTAACATTTCGTACTGAGAAAACATTTTGATGGCCCTCTGAAGATTAGGtgttgtcttgagagagagagagagagagagagagagagagagagagagagagagagagagagagagagagagagagagagaataacacttCTTTGATGAAAGTTATGCCGCCACCTTATTAAGTGACGAACTTTTTTTTATCACGCTTGTGTTCTTGCAGTAGCATATGTACTCCTACGgtaataattagagagagagagagagagagagagagagagagagagagagagagagagagagagagagagagagagagagagagagagagagagagatactgtatataatttaatatttgaacaaataatcaacaagatttcattaaaaaaaaaacgcgtATATTTTGCTTTGATATTAAATATTGGAAGTgtaattggaaaaaaagaaaaaaaatcggaatATGATGATCCTGACCTCAAAAATTGCTACAGGAGgagatgaaaatatttttctctacAAACGGAAAAAAATCAACTCTTTCAGATAGACATTTAGATCATGGTATTCAATCGTATCAGTGTAttaatttcgaaaataatttcATAGCCACAGCCTAGCCTGATTCTTCgtatatataatgttaaattaaTGCTACTAATAAAacccaaaatatttttctttcatttataactATATAGATTAACTATATGAGCTTCAACTCAAAGTAACAAAAGTATACAGCGATATGAAACCACTTTACTGATTGCACAGATttgcaatgtaatatatatatatatatatatatatatatatatatatatatatatataatatatacttattgtatatatatgtatatatatatatatatatatatatatatatatatatatatatatatatatacttattatatatatatatatatatatatatatatatatatatattattgtatatatatttatatatatatatatatatatatatatatatatatatatatatatatatatatatgtatacatatatatatatatatatatatatatatatatatatatatatatatatatatatatatatatatatatatatatatatatatatatatatatatatatatatatatatatatatatatatctgtttgtgcaagcttgtgtgtgtttgtgagtttatGTATGGTTGTGCATGATTGCGTTTTTCTGTGTATGCGTCAGCTTGAGATTAAAAACCACGTATAATCATAAGTAAAACTTATTGCAGATTCGTTTTAAACGCtatgaataaaagatatttttctatTGAAGTTTAAACATTGGGATTAACAATTATTTCAGgaattgaatttatgaataagttcAAGGACATTTCTTATATGTTAATATTACCAAATTTTATAGTTTGGGTTTGCTTTTGCAAAACGAAATGCCACTttggaaaatggaaaaatttaGGAAGATCAGAAGACTGTATATATCTGAAATTTTGTGAATATGTTTCATGGTATCTATACATTTAACTATACTGGGATTTTTATAAGTACCCTAAGCATAAATCTTAAAATCTTTGTTGTAAAAGGATattttataaagtaatatataaatcatattgaaTTAACGAAAGAAATTGTCTTAGAAATATGCCGTAGCTGTGGTTATGGGGGTTAAACTACTTCAAATAGCCAATTCATGCAACCATCCCCCCAACTGATCTCAAGATGAATACTGATGGATACAGAAAAATAATGTGGTCAAACGTAAGTAACGCACTAATGTAAGATTACGAAAGCTGAATTATAAGATAATGACAAATTGTCAGTAGCATACATACAGTAGAAGAAAGGGAAGTCAAATATTCCACtatcaatatcaaaatatacaTAACAAGATGAATATGATTTTACTGAGATAACAAGGTATAAGGAGAATGTATTGGTTAGCCAAGCGAATGTGACAAAAATAACAATATACCATTTACTACTAGACTAAAGGATTACAAAAATGCATGAGACTTTGCTGGTCAGGGTTTGGACGGAAACGCtggttgtattattttttttttttcaataaatctgACATCTAGCTACTCTTTTTGACCAAAATGGTAACATATGAAATTTTCGTTTCTGCACACTTCATTCACATGAACAGAACCATTTAAAATCATCTGGATTGAAGGCTTACAGTATTCCTTATTGTATAAAAATTTCTGTTATCAAAGTCAGAGTGTCATCGTTccttaaatagataaatatatcgttGACGTTTTATAGTGTTTTGTGTAAGTCCGTTTTCATGACCAGAACATTGCTGTGAGACACTGGACACAAATGTCAACCCTCTTCTGGGATTTATGATG encodes the following:
- the LOC137638237 gene encoding uncharacterized protein; the encoded protein is MRGVGVCPQPHRCFAQVYINLAGALPTSQGHCYRFTAIPHSIRWPKALVMQTATSASCTSIFLYGCVARFDIPENITSERDNTFISQLVRSLANLLVITIHQTSTYSTSSLPNEMVDCFHCTLKAALMFRFNDSNRFTQFPWVLLVLRITLKDTQNVSAAHGDMLSAAADLFSSATWSHFGKIYSLPPDLQSLGKATHSNRFARSNTCVPVQ